The Porphyrobacter sp. HT-58-2 genome segment CTGGCGCCGGTGATGGCGGCGGTCGAGCGCGGCGGCACTATTGCGCTTGCCAACAAGGAAGCGCTGGTTTCGGCAGGCGAAGTGCTGATGGAGGCCGTTGCCCGTCACGGCGCGACCCTGCTGCCGACAGACTCCGAACACAACGCGATCTTTCAGTGCCTTGCCGGCAACCGGATCGAGGATGTGGCGACGATCACCCTTACCGCGAGCGGTGGGCCTTTGCGCACCTGGACGCAGGCCCAGCTTGATGCGGCAACGCCTGCGGAGGCGGTCGCGCACCCCAACTGGTCGATGGGCGCCAAGATCAGCGTTGATTCAGCGACGATGATGAACAAGGGGCTCGAATATATCGAGGCCTATCACCTGTTCCCGGTCGGGCTGGAGAAGCTAGGGATCGTGGTTCACCCGCAGAGCGTCATTCACTCGATGGTCGAATTCCGCGACCGTTCGACGCTGGCGCAGCTTGGCCCCTCGGATATGCGCGTGCCGATTGCCTCGTGCCTCGCCTGGCCGCAGCGGATGGAAACGCCGCTCAGCCCGCTTGATCTTGCAGCCATTGGCGAACTGACCTTTTTCCAGCCCGACGAGGAACGTTTCCCCGCCACGCGATTGGCGCGCGACGCGATCCGGGCGGGAGGCTCTGCGCCTGCGATCCTCAATGCGGCGAACGAAGTCGCCGTCGCCGCATTCCTCGCCGGTCAGATCAGGTTCACCCGCATTGCAGCATTGGTGGAAGAAACCCTGATGCGCAGCAACGACGCCCCGCGCCCGGCGAGCCTCGAGGAAGTGCTCGCTGTCGATCATTCCGCAAGGATGCAGGCACAAAGCCTGCTGGAGAACAAAGCCTTTGTTTGAAAGCCCCCCTTTCTGGATGTACGTTATCGGCTTCCTGCTGCTGCTGGGGCCGCTCGTCACCCTGCATGAACTTGGCCACTATCTGGTCGGTCGCTGGTTCGGCGTTCAGGCGGAGGCTTTTTCGGTCGGCTTCGGCAAGGAGATTGCCGGTTTCACTGATCGGCGCGGGACACGCTGGAAGCTCTCGGCGCTCCCCTTGGGGGGCTACGTCCAGTTCAAGGGAGACATGAACCCGGCGAGCGTCCCTGATGCCGGCGCCCCGGTCGAGGAAGGCAGCTTCCAGCACGCTGCGCTGTGGAAGCGGGCGCTGATCGTGGCGGCGGGGCCAATCACCAATCTGGTGCTGGCGATTGCGATCTTTGCCGCGTTCTTCGCTGTCATCGGCAAACCGGTAATCGTCGGCGAGGAAGACTCGCGCACCATTGGCGCCTTCGCCGAAGGCAGCGTGGCTGAGGCCGCGGGGCTGAAGGTCGGCGATGTAGTGGTGGCCATTGATGGCCGTCCGATCCGCGATTTCACCGAGCTGAAGACGACGATTGCGCTCCATCCGGGACGCAGCATGGTTTTGACGGTCGACCGGGCGGGGGAACAGCGTGATTTCTCGCTCACCGCTGCGCGCGTCCAGCGCCGGGACGATTTCGGCAATGTCAGCACCGAAGGGCTGATCGGGGTCATCCCGGCTGGGGGCGAGTACGAGCTTGAAGATGTCAGCATCCTAGAGGCGATCCCGCTTGGCGTGCAGCAGAGCTGGGATTTCACCGGCATGATGATCACCGGCATCCAGCAGATCCTGACCGGGGAGCGTTCGGTCAAGGAGCTGGGCGGGCCGCTGAAGATCGCGAAGTTCTCCGGCGAGCAGATGAGCATGGGCGCCGCCGCCTTCATCCATTTTGCCGCCCTGATCTCGCTTAATTTGGCATTCATCAACTTCTTGCCAATCCCCGCGCTCGATGGTGGGCACCTGATGTTCTACGCGGCCGAGGCGATCCGCCGGAAGCCGGTGGGGCCACAGGCGACCGAATGGGCTTATCGCACCGGGATTGCATTGGTGCTGATGCTGATGGTGGTGGTGACGGTGAACGATATTGTCTCGCTGCCGATTTTCGGTAGCTGATCAGAGCGCCCGGCACGCTTTGCCGGGGAATTCCGCCCCGTCTGTCGCGAAGCGGGGCGTGCGCGGCTTGATTGAAAAGAGCACATCGGGCAGAGGCGTTGGCCTGCGGGAGGGGACCGCGCAGGCAAGAGTGCAAAAGGTTGCAGACAAGGGATCACGGTGCGCAATGCGCGGCACTGTGATGCACAGGGTTGGAAACGGGATTTTAGCTGCATGAACCGAATGAGCGAGACGGGCCCGGTGCCGGTCAATTGCAACCCCACACTCCAACGCGGCCCTTCGCGCACCCTTCGTCTTGCGGGCGCGCTGTGCTGCGGCTCGATCCTTGCCGGGATGCCTGGGCTTGCCTTCGCTCAGCAGCAGCCCGCGCCAGCGCCCACCGCGCAGCCTGCGCCCCAGCCTGCTGCCGAGCCCGCGCCCGCGCCGCGCAGCAATGTGATCCGCACCATCAACGTGGTCGGAGCAGAGCGTCTCGAGCCGACGACCATTCTCAGTTATATCCGCCTGCGGGTGGGGCAGGAGTACACTTCTGCCGGTGCTGACGAAGCACTGAAGGACCTCGGCGCGACCGAACTTTTCGCCAATTTCTCGATCCGCAATGACGGTGGCAATGTCGTCATCAACGTGACCGAAAACCCGGTGATCAACCGCATCGTTCTGGAAGGCAACCAGCGCCTCAAGAACGACAAGATCCTGCCCGAGATCAAGCTCGCGCCGCGCCAGATCTTCACCCGTTCCAAGGTGCGCGCGGATGTGTCGCGGATCATCGAGCTCTACAAGCGCCAGGGCCGCTTTGCCGCGCAGGTCGAGCCCAAGATGGTGCAGCTGCCGCAGAACCGCGTCGACATCGTGTTCGAGATTTCGGAAGGCCCGAAGTCGAAAGTCCGTCAGATCAACATTCTCGGCAACGAGAAATTCTCCGATGGCGAGCTGCGCGGCGAGATGGTGACAAAGCAGGCCCGCCTCTCCACCTTCCTCAGCTCCAACACCAGCTATGACCCCGATCGTCTGGCCTTCGACCAGCAGAAGCTGCGCCAGTTCTATCTCACGCAGGGCTATGCCGACTTTCGCGTCGTTTCCGCCGTTGCCGAGCTGACGCCCGACCAGAAGGACTTCATCATCACCTACGTGGTGGAGGAAGGCGAGCGCTACAATTTCGGCGAGGTCAAGGTCGACAGCCAGCTGCGCGATTTCGACAGCGAAGTCATGAGCGGCAATCTGCCGATGAAGGAAGGCGATTTCTACAATGCCAAGACGGTCGAGGACACCGTCGAGCAGCTGACCGAACTGGCTGGCCGCTATGGCTATGCCTTTGCCGACGTGCAGCCGCGCTTCAACCGCAATCCTGACGAGCGCAAGATGAATGTCACCTTCATCCTGCGCGAAGCGCCGCGCGTCTATGTCGAGCGGGTCGACATCAACGGCAATACGCTGACGCAGGACAAGGTCGTGCGCCGCGAATTCCGTCTGGCAGAGGGCGACGCCTTCAACTCGCTGGGCGTGCTGCGCACCACTGCGCGCATCAATTCGCTGGCGTTCTTCCAGGAGAATTTTGAAGTCACCCAGACCGAAGGCAGCGCGCCTGACCGGATCGTTCTGGAAGCCAATGTCGAAGAGCGCCCGACTGGCGAATTGCAGTTTTCGGCCGGCTTTTCCTCGATCGAACAGTTCATTCTGGCAGGCAGCATCCGCCAGCGCAATTTCCGCGGGCGCGGGCAGACCATCGGTCTTAGCGTCAACTATTCGCAGTTCTCGCGATCGGCGCAGGTGAGCCTGAGTGATCCCTACATCTTCGATCGTAACATTTCCGGCGGGATCGACATTTATCGCCGGGATTTCAACAGCTTCAACTTCACCGGCAATAACCGCAACACGACCTTCGAACAGGCGACCACCGGTTTTTCGATGCGCGCAGGTGTGCCGCTGACCGAGTACATGTCGCTGGTTGGCAGCTACACGCTCAACTACGAAAACGTGACGCTGGACGAAAACCTGTTCTTTTCCGACCTTGATGGCGATGGCACGCGGGAGTGCGATCCGCTGCGCGCCGGCCGCTTCCTGTGCGATGCGATCGGCACGCGGCTGAGTTCGATTGTGGGTCTCAGCCTCAACTACAACTCGCTCAACTCCCGCATCCGGCCGACTCGCGGCAAGACCGTCTCGCTTAGCGGCGAATTCGCGGGTCTTGGCGGGGATGTGCGCTATGCCCGTTTCCGTGGCCGCGCGCAGCAATTCTGGAGTGTTGGGCGGTCGGGCTTCATCTTCTCGATTCTGGCGGAAGGCGGCACGATCATCCCCTTGCAGGAGCGTCCCGGTGCTGGCGTTGATGACGTGCTGCTGACCGATCGCTTCTTCCTCGGCGAACCGCAGTTCCGCGGCTTCGCGATCCGCGGGGTCGGCCCGCGCATCCTGACACAGACCTCGGTGCTCGACGGCGGACGTCCGCGGCTCGATGAAAATGGCAACATCGTCTTCCTGACCGAACGTCGTCAGGTGCGCGACGACGCGATCGGGGGACGCAACTACTACCTTGGCCGCGCCGAGCTTGAAATTCCGCTTGGATCAGGCGCGCGCGAGCTTGGGCTGAGGCCCTCGATCTGGGCCGACGTCGGGGCGCTGTGGGGCGTCGAGACCCCGGTTCTTACCGTCAACCCGGCCGGCAATCCGCTCCGCAACGAGAACGGGGAGCCGCTTTATCAGATCCCCGGAACCATCACGACCACGACCGATCCGGCCCAGCCTGACGGCACACTCAATATCCGCCTGGTCGAACCGGGCACCAATATCCGCGAGCTGTTCCTCGGCAATTCGCCGAGCCCGCGCATCACCGCCGGGATCGGGGTCAACTGGAACTCGCCCTTCGGTCCCTTCCGCATCGACTTCGCTCAGACCATCCGCAAGGTGGAAGGCGATGACGAGCGCACCTTTACCTTCAACGTAGGAACTCAATTCTGATGACACGTCTTGTCCAGCTTATTGCTCCGGCCGGTCTTGCGCTGGCCGCCCTGACGGCGCTGCCCGCACAGGCTCAGGTCGAAGGCCGAATGGCCACGGTCGACACCACCGGAGCGATCATCAGCACCAACGCTTTCCAGACCTCGTTCGAGCAGGTCTCCACCACTTATGCTCAGCAGACCGAACTGCTGCGCACCAAGGCGCAGGAGCGCCAGACCATCCTCGCCAAGTTCGACAAGAACGGCGACAAGCAGGTCGATGAAGCCGAAAACGAGGCGATGCAGAAGTCAGCCGACTATCCCAAGCTGCAGACCCTCGATCAGGAAATGCAGGGCCTGACCGCCCAGATCGAAGGCGCCCGCATCTTTGCGGTCGAACAGATCGCCGGGCAGCTCAACGCTGCGCTGCAGGATGTGGTCAACACGCAGCAGATCAAGATGGTCATCGATCCCAATACGCTGATCTACGCCCCGCCCGAGGCTGACATTACCCAGCAGGTGGTCACCGCACTCAATGCTAAGGTGCCGGCCGTGGGCATCGTGCCGCCTTCGGGCTGGAAGCCGAGCCGTGATGGCCTCCAGATCTATCAGGAAATCCAGCAGCGTCTCACCATCCTGGCGCAGATCGCGCGGCAGCAGCAGGCCGCCCAGCAACAGCAGCAGGGTAACCCTGCGGCGCCTGTTGGACGCTGATAAGGAACGGAGCTGACACGATGAGTGACACGGGTAGCGCGCCGGCACAGGCGCTGGATTACGATATCGTCAAGATCCTCAAGGCCTTGCCGCATCGCTACCCGCTGTTGCTGGTTGACCGGGTGCGGTCGATCGAGCTGGGCGAACGGATCCACGCGGTCAAGGCCGTGAGCATGAACGAACAGTTCTTTCAGGGCCATTTTCCCGGCGCGCCGATCATGCCCGGTGTGCTGCAGATCGAGGCGCTGGCGCAGGCCGCGGGCATCCTCGGGATCGAGACGATGGAGCTGGCAGGCACAGGCAAGCTGGTTATCTTCATGGGCATCGAGAACGCCAAGTTCCGCGCCCCGGTGACGCCCGGCTGCCTGCTCGACCTCGACGTCGAGTTCACTCAGAAGCGTGCTCGCGTCTACAAGTTCAAGGGTGTGGCCAGCGTCGAGGGGAAGACCACCTGCGAGGTCGAATTCACCGCGATGATGGTGGATAGTATTTGATTTGCGCGGGCTCCTCCGGGCCCGCGTCCTCGGTGCTGTTCCCTCCGCTTTGCTGCGGGGCACCTGCGGCTCGCGCCGTGCGCTCGCGGTGCCTGCGGCACCGATCCATGCACTTTCTCCGAGGGTTCTCCCGGTATCGGTTGCGTAGCGACCGCAAGGCCGACTGGCCGCCCGCAGCGGAAGCGAAGCTGAACCGCCAAAGGCGGGGCACCCGCCCGCAGGGCGTGTGAGCGAGGATTTCGCAACCCGGAGGGGTTGCGGAACACAAAGACTCAGCAGGCGGGGTTGCCTTTCAAGGCAAACCCCGCTAGCGGCCGCGCTTCCCATTTCATAGCACCGCCGGTCGGAACCGGCGCCATGCTGCAAAGGACACCGCCATGAAGACCGAAGGTCACCCCGATTACCACATGATCACGGTCAAGATGACCGATGGCACTGAATTCCAGACCCGCTCGACCTGGGGCAAGGAAGGCGATGTGCTCGCGCTCGATATCGATCCGCTGAGCCATCCCGCATGGACTGGTGGTCGCCAGCAGGTGCAGGAAGGCGGCCGCGTGGCCCAGTTCAACAAGCGTTTCGGCGGGCTTACCCTCAAGAAGTAAGCGGCGTCACAAGCTGCGCGGGCCTCGGCCCGCAACGAGGAGGGCGGCCCGACGGGGTCGCCTTTTTCGTTTGGGGTCAGGGTGGCCGGGGCGTGAGCCTCAACCACCCCTGATCATCACGCCGCGCACTTGATGCAGCGTGTGGCAATCGGACGTGCAGCAAGGCGCGCGCGCGGGATCGTTTCCCCGCAATTGGCACAGGTGCCATAGGTGCCATTTTCGATCCGGGCGAGGGCCGCGCGCACTTGCACAGCCTCGGCCCGCAACACGTCCTCGACGCCTTCCAGCGCCTCGTCATCGGCCAGATCGATCGCCTGTTCCGAGAAATCCGCATCGAGCGGCTGGCGCAGATCATCCTCGATCTCATCAGCCCGCTCGGTAAGTTCGGCCAGCCGCTGGCGCAGCTTTTCGGCAATGTCTGCAAATTCGTCCATCATCCCCTCCATTCGCGTTCGCGATACCATTTGGTGATCACGTATTTCACGCCTTTCCTGACCTTCATTCCGTGATGGAGCGTCGCGTGATTGACACCGCCATCGGCCAGACGATTGTTCCAGCAGAGCAATTTTCCCGCCTCGGGCTGAAAGGTCTTGTCCAGCACCTTGAAACGGGTAGCGCCGCCTGCGGCAACGTCATTGAGATAGATCATGAACGTCCAGGTGCGATTGCCCGACAGGGCGCAATAGCGATCAAAATCGCGCCCGCCCGGCGTGAAGTAGTCGGTGTGGGCCTTGAATTCCTGTCCCTCCGCATACCGCTGGCCCTGAAGGGGTTCGCCATAGGCCGGATCAATCCCGGAAACTTCGCTCAGCAGCGCCTCGATCCGTTTCACCGCAGGCAGGTCGGCGGCAAGATCGCAGGTCTCGCTGGTACGGAAATAGGCATCGCCATTATCGTCCGCGATGGTCGATGGACGGCGGTCGCGTTCGATCAGCGAGACCAGATCGGCGGCGAGATCGGGCGCAACGAATCGCCGCTGCTGGAACACGCAAGCCTTCTGCGTAGGCACGCGCTGCATCCCCGGCTGCGCTGCGAGACGGGCGGCAATTGAGTCGCTGGTGATGTTCATGGCGCTTGCAGGATAGAAGCGCATCGGGGCTTGGCAATGGCCCTGCGTAACAATCTTGCGCGAGCGCGGCCTCAGCGCAGTTTTCGCTTCCCTTGGGAATGGGTTTGTGCAAGAGGCGCGCCTCCCTTGTCAGCGCACTTGACCGCGCCTGTTCCTTGCGTAAACCGCCCGTCTTCGCGCGGGGCTCGCAGCGACCGGAACGGTAGCAGGCGGGCAGGGGCGTGTGGCGATCATAGCTCAGTTGGTTAGAGCGCCGGTTTGTGGTACCGGAGGTCACGGGTTCGAACCCCGTTGGTCGCCCCATCTTCCCCCTTTCGTGAATGCACTTCCGCGCCGGACAGGGGACTGACATGACCGCTTTCTGGGCTGAGCCCGATTTCGACGCACACGAACTTGTGCAACTGGTGCATGACCGGACGAGCGGGCTGACAGCGATCATCGCGGTGCATTCCACCCATTGCGGCCCGGCAGCGGGCGGTACTCGCTTTTGGCATTACAATGATCCGGCGGGCGCGATGCGCGATGTTCTGCGCCTGTCGCGCGGGATGAGCTACAAGAACGCCATGGCCGGTCTGCCGATGGGCGGCGGCAAGGCGGTGATCCTCGCCGATGAACAGCGCACGAAAACGCCTGAACTGCTGGCCGCTTTTGGCGATGCTGTCGAAGGGCTGGGTGGGCGATACGTCACGGCTGAGGATGTTGGCATCACCGAGGCTGACATGGTCGCGGTGTCCCAGCGCACGGCCCATGTGTCCGGCCTGCCGGTCGCGGGCGAGGGCAGCGCGGGCGGCGACCCCGGGCCGTTCACCGCTTACGGTATCTACCTCGGCATCAAGGCTGCCGTCCGTCACAAACTGGGCAAGGACAATCTTCAGGGAGTCCATGTCGCCGTACAGGGTACCGGCTCCGTCGGCGGCGGTGTTGCCCGGCTGCTGGCGAAGGACGGTGCCAGACTGACGCTGGCCGACATCAATGACAGCCGTGCCGCTGCGCTGGCCGATGCGCTTGGCGGAAAAGCCGTCGCCTCCGATGCGATCATGACGACGGCCTGCGACGTGTTCAGCCCCAATGCGCTGGGCGCTATTCTTGATGATGCGGGTATCGCCGGGCTCGACTGCGCGATTGTGGCGGGCGGGGCGAACAACCAGCTCGCCCGTCCCGAACATGGCGTGACGCTTGCGGCGCGCGGCATTCTCTATGCGCCGGATTATGTCATCAACGCCGGCGGGATCATCTCGGTTGCGACCGAATATCTCGCTCGCCGCGCCGGACGCAGTGGGGACATTGCCGAGGTTGACGCCCTGATTGCGCAAATCCCCGGACGGCTCGAGACGATCTGGCAGGAAAGCGAATCGAGTGGCATTTCCGCAGACGTCGTGGCTGACCGGATGGCGCAGAAGCTGATCGGTCGCGGCTGATCGTGTGCGGGTAAAGGCGGACTGTGCGGCGGGAACTATTCCGCCAAGCCGCCATTTGCTCTCTTGTCGGGATCGGGTGTAAGGCTACAAGCCCGGCTGACCGCGAAACATCATGCACATCTACGCCAACCCCGCCCGTTTTCTCCAGCTTGCCAAGTGGCTCATGCCGCTCCTGTTCTGGAGCGGGCTGGTGCTTTCGCTTGGCGCGGTTGCCTGGGGCCTGCTTATGGTTCCGCCAGACCGGCTGATGGGCGAAACGGTGCGCATCCTGTTCATCCACGTGCCGGCCGCATGGCTTGGCATGGGGGGCTGGGCGGGGATCGCGATTTCCAGCGCCATGCTGCTGATCTGGAAGCACCCGCTGGCCGCCCTTTCGGCCCGTGCGATTGCGGTGCCGGGCATGGTGTTCTGCGCGATCTGTCTTGCCACTGGCTCGATCTGGGGCCGCCCGACCTGGGGCACTTGGTGGGAGTGGGACGGGCGGCTGACGAGCATGTTGGTACTGCTGTTCCTCTATGCGGGTTACATTGCCCTCACTGAGGCAACGGAGAAGGAAGGCGGTTCGGGAAAGATCGCGGCGATTTTCGGCCTCGTCGGCGCAGTCAATGTGCCGATCATCAACCGTTCGGTCGTGTGGTGGAATTCGCTCCATCAGCCGCCCAGCATCACCATGGGCAAGAGCGCGATAGATGCCGCCTACCTGTGGCCGCTGCTGGTGGCGGTGATCGGCTTCTCGCTGCTGTTCGGCGGGATCGTGCTGATGCGGATGCGCGCGCTGATCGCCGAAGCGCAGGTCGAGGCGCGGCTGCGGCGGCAGGCGCTCGACGATGACGCGCCGCGTGCGGCGGCCTCCGTTCCGGTGATGGAGCAGGCCTGATGCGCGAGGAATTGAACCAGTGGGATTTCGTGATCCTCGCCTACGGGGTGGGGGTCGTGGCGCTCGTGGTGCTGGCCGTGTGGGCTTGGCGCGCGATGGCGCGGGCCGAGGCGCGCCGTGACGCGACCCGGCGGCGCTGAGAAGGAAAACGCATGAAGGCCAAGCATCAACGTCTCGTCCTCGTCGTCATCGCCTTTGCGGCGTTGATTGCAGCAGGGCTGATCTTCGTTTGGGCGTCTCGCAATCAGTTGAGCTATTTCTATTACCCCGAAGAAATGGTTTCAAAGCCGCCTGAGGCCGGGCGGGCTGTACGGCTTGGTGGCATGGTTCAAGAGGGGTCGATTAAGACCGAGCCTGACGGCGTGACTGTTACTTTTGTGGTCACCGGAAAAACTGCGGACACTGTAACAGTGCGTTACCGTGGTATTTTGCCCGATCTGTTCGTCGAGAATTCAGGGGTCATTGCCGAGGGCAGCCTTGATGAAAACGGCGTGTTCGTCGCCACCAACCTGCTCGCCAAGCATGACGAGAATTACGTGCCCAAGGAGCTTGAAGGCATGGGCACGCAGCAGGCAGCCAAAATCGCCGAAGAAACCACGGTCGGGCTGAACTAGGATCGTAACGGGGTGAGGGCCAGACAATGATTGCCGAAATCGGATTGGCCGCCCTGTGGCTCGCCGCCGCGCTGGCGGTGTTGCAGATGGTCTCGGGCGGTTTTGCCCTGCGCTCCGCCGATGGCGCGCCCAATCCGCTCGCGATCTATGCCCGCCCCGCCGCGGTGGTGCAGGCGGTGCTGGCAGTGCTGGCCTTCCTGATGCTGCTGTGGGCTTTCGCGATCACCGATCTTTCGATCAAGCTGGTCGCCACCAATTCGCACTCGATGAAGCCACTGATCTACAAGCTCACCGGCACCTGGGGCAACCACGAGGGCTCGATGCTGCTGTGGGTCGGTGTGCTGGCGGCCTCGGGCGGCTTGCTCGCCGGGTTCGAAAAGCGCCTGCCGGAACGCACCATGGGCGCGACACTGGCGGTGCAGGGCTTTGTCGCGCTGGGGTTCTATGCCTTCCTGCTGCTGTCCTCCAACCCGTTCGAGCGGTTGCCGGTGCCGGCAGCGGAGGGAACAGGCCTCAATCCGCTGTTGCAGGACATCGGCCTCGCGATCCATCCGCCCACCCTTTACGCCGGCTATGTCGGGCTTTCCGTGGCCTTCAGCCTTGCAATGGGCGCGCTGCTGACGCGTGAGGTCAATCCGGCCTTTGCCCGCGTCATGCGCCCATGGGTGCTGGGCGCGTGGGTGCTGCTGACCTTTGGCATCACGGCGGGTTCCTATTGGGCCTATTACGAGCTTGGCTGGGGCGGCTGGTGGTTCTGGGACCCGGTCGAGAACGCATCGCTGATGCCATGGCTCGCCGCGACTGCGCTGATGCATTCGGTCAGCGTGCTGGCGGCGCGCGATGCGCTGCGCACCTGGACTATCATGCTCGGCGTGCTGGCGTTCTCGATGTCGATGCTTGGCACATTCCTTGTCCGCTCGGGCGTACTGACAAGCGTCCACGCCTTTGCGGTCGATCCTGAGCGCGGGGCCTTCATTCTTGGCTTGCTGGGCCTCTACATCGGGGGCGCCTTCGCGATCTTCGCTCTGCGCGCGGGCGCTGTCGCCGAAGGCAAGCGGTTTTCCGCCACCAGCCGCGAAGGCGCGCTGGTGTTCAACAACGTCATGCTATCGGCGATCCTTGCCATTGTGCTGCTTGGCACGCTTTACCCGCTGCTGACCGAGGCCTTCGACGTACGCGTCAGCGTCGGCCCGCCCTATTTCAACCCGGCATCGGCGATCTTTGCGGTGCCGATGTTTCTCGTGATGGCGGTCGGCCCGCTGCTGCGCTGGAAGGATGACAAGCCCGCGCGGCTCCAGTTTGAACTCGCGCTGATCGCCGCGCTGCTGATCGGCAGCATCGCGCTGGTGAGCTTTTTCGGCCAGTTTGCCTTACTGCCGCTGCTTGGGTTGGGCCTGGCGGCGGCCTTGGGCGTTGCCGCTTTCCTGCCTCTGCGCGGTCGCAACATCCGGCGCGTGCCGGTGGCGACATGGGGCATGGTCTTGGCCCATTTCGGTGTCGCGGTTTCGCTGTTCGGCATGGCCTGCGAAAGTGCCTTCACCCAGGAACGCCTTGCCGCGGTCGCGCCCGGCGGCACCGAACAGGTGGGTGATTTCGCAGTGACGCTGGAAAGCGTGACTCCGGTGGCCGGCCCCAACTGGACCGCGATCGAGGCCCGGCTTGCTGTCAGCGAGAATGGCGGCGCTCCGGTAATCCTCACCCCGCAGGCACGCAATTTCTGGTCGCCGCCACAGTCCACCAGCGAAAGCGCGCTGCTGACCCGCTGGGACGGTCAGCTTTATGCTGTGCTCGGCCAGCAGGCTGAAGATGGGCGCTGGCAGATCCGGGTGTGGTGGAAACCGTTTGTGACCT includes the following:
- the ccmC gene encoding heme ABC transporter permease CcmC yields the protein MHIYANPARFLQLAKWLMPLLFWSGLVLSLGAVAWGLLMVPPDRLMGETVRILFIHVPAAWLGMGGWAGIAISSAMLLIWKHPLAALSARAIAVPGMVFCAICLATGSIWGRPTWGTWWEWDGRLTSMLVLLFLYAGYIALTEATEKEGGSGKIAAIFGLVGAVNVPIINRSVVWWNSLHQPPSITMGKSAIDAAYLWPLLVAVIGFSLLFGGIVLMRMRALIAEAQVEARLRRQALDDDAPRAAASVPVMEQA
- the ccmE gene encoding cytochrome c maturation protein CcmE, with the translated sequence MKAKHQRLVLVVIAFAALIAAGLIFVWASRNQLSYFYYPEEMVSKPPEAGRAVRLGGMVQEGSIKTEPDGVTVTFVVTGKTADTVTVRYRGILPDLFVENSGVIAEGSLDENGVFVATNLLAKHDENYVPKELEGMGTQQAAKIAEETTVGLN
- a CDS encoding heme lyase CcmF/NrfE family subunit, giving the protein MIAEIGLAALWLAAALAVLQMVSGGFALRSADGAPNPLAIYARPAAVVQAVLAVLAFLMLLWAFAITDLSIKLVATNSHSMKPLIYKLTGTWGNHEGSMLLWVGVLAASGGLLAGFEKRLPERTMGATLAVQGFVALGFYAFLLLSSNPFERLPVPAAEGTGLNPLLQDIGLAIHPPTLYAGYVGLSVAFSLAMGALLTREVNPAFARVMRPWVLGAWVLLTFGITAGSYWAYYELGWGGWWFWDPVENASLMPWLAATALMHSVSVLAARDALRTWTIMLGVLAFSMSMLGTFLVRSGVLTSVHAFAVDPERGAFILGLLGLYIGGAFAIFALRAGAVAEGKRFSATSREGALVFNNVMLSAILAIVLLGTLYPLLTEAFDVRVSVGPPYFNPASAIFAVPMFLVMAVGPLLRWKDDKPARLQFELALIAALLIGSIALVSFFGQFALLPLLGLGLAAALGVAAFLPLRGRNIRRVPVATWGMVLAHFGVAVSLFGMACESAFTQERLAAVAPGGTEQVGDFAVTLESVTPVAGPNWTAIEARLAVSENGGAPVILTPQARNFWSPPQSTSESALLTRWDGQLYAVLGQQAEDGRWQIRVWWKPFVTFIWYGGLLIALGGILSIAGRVRVDVRRRHAAAKGAERRADLEALGAGPVPAAAE